Proteins from a genomic interval of Thamnophis elegans isolate rThaEle1 chromosome 2, rThaEle1.pri, whole genome shotgun sequence:
- the LRRC45 gene encoding leucine-rich repeat-containing protein 45 isoform X1, translated as MPATEMDAFRQSYTRLCKESGAEPQESILPHLEEATGRNRLDLATQSLSVDSCGVLGKLLQDDLQFTELILNDCMLSEEGAKLLLHGLCANTVVKFLNLKGNNMRAGGAEALGKLLRQNKTIQRLTLEWNNLGVWEESFTIFCEGLGANHHLQMLDLRNNQINHQGAGELAMALKANSNLQELDLRWNNIGLLGGRALLNCLHSNRTVRQLELAGNNVPSDILKAVDQAMEHNQERQNILSKNRNMTKVLSKEVMCLKEEKAKQFLDLMDTIDKQREEINQSNRVSAARVERLQEALNERYSVMNSVKAKLQMTEAALALSEQKVCSLGELLSTAKEDQTKLIESHAKELQQHKKNSSDREVKLLQKLSTASENNFQLKNEVDELERRCKIQQEQLFQVKEELTHTTAEMKLRAIQAEEHLENEKKRFKQILSDAESLRVKEVGQLTQHMETSEHALQERIQRLEAIRIGLEEELSQVKAAAFIERGKIEEEVIRVKKQTRLEEQQRLEQMEEKLRLMMQSRDEAQNHCLQQKQTVAEAHAKEGQLSLQVEGLKRRLEDLQQELGIKEQEKVSEVSKVRVELQEQIGHLEAERTAQEGLRGKIAALERQLKVLSSNHREALLDKEGEISSLLEKLRVREAEISRIREEEAQRASFLQNAILTYVQGSPLGPLSPKK; from the exons ATGCCTGCCACAGAGATGGATGCCTTCCGACAGTCTTATACTAGGCTGTGCAAAGAGAGCGGTGCTGAGCCTCAAGAGAGTATCCTGCCACACTTGGAGGAAGCAACAGGAAGAAACCGCTTGGATTTGGCCACCCAGAGCCTTTCTGTAGATAGTTGTGGAGTCCTTGGCAAGCTCTTGCAGGATGACCTCCAGTTCACTGAGCTCATACTGAATGATTGCATGCTGAGTGAAGAAG GGGCTAAGCTGCTATTACATGGACTTTGTGCCAATACAGTTGTGAAGTTCTTAAATTTGAAG GGAAACAACATGCGAGCTGGTGGGGCTGAAGCTCTGGGAAAGCTCCTCAGGCAAAACAAGACTATCCAGAG GCTCACTTTGGAATGGAACAATCTAGGTGTATGGGAAGAAAGCTTCACTATCTTCTGTGAGGGGCTTGGTGCAAACCACCATCTCCAGATGTTGGACCTGCGCAATAATCAAATCAACCATCAGGGAGCAGGAGAACTGGCCATGGCACTGAAAGCCAATTCTAACCTACAAGAACTTG ATCTGCGCTGGAATAACATTGGGCTCTTGGGAGGCCGGGCACTTCTGAACTGTCTTCATAGCAACCGGACAGTGCGGCAGCTCGAATTAGCGGGGAACAATGTACCAAGTGATATCCTGAAGGCTGTGG ATCAAGCAATGGAACATAACCAAGAGCGTCAGAATATTCTCTCCAAAAATCGTAACATGACAAAAGTTCTCAGCAAAGAGGTGATGTGCTTGAAAGAGGAGAAAGCTAAACAG TTCTTGGATCTAATGGACACCATTGATAAGCAGAGAGAGGAAATAAACCAAAGCAACAG GGTATCAGCAGCACGAGTTGAGCGTCTACAAGAGGCCTTGAATGAGCGCTATTCGGTGATGAATTCTGTCAAAGCAAA ACTCCAGATGACAGAGGCAGCTTTGGCACTATCAGAGCAGAAGGTGTGCAGCCTGGGAGAACTTCTAAGCACAGCAAAGGAGGACCAAACAAAACTGATAGAGAGCCACGCCAAGGAGCTTCAACAACACAAGAAG AATTCTTCTGATCGTGAGGTAAAGCTTCTGCAGAAACTTTCAACAGCCAGTGAGAATAATTTCCAGCTCAAAAATGAG GTGGATGAGCTGGAAAGAAGATGTAAAATCCAGCAAGAGCAGCTGTTCCAGGTGAAGGAGGAGCTGACCCACACAACTGCAGAAATGAAACTGAGAGCTATACAGGCTGAAG AACAtttggaaaatgaaaagaagCGATTCAAGCAGATCCTGAGTGATGCAGAATCCCTTCGTGTGAAGGAG GTAGGACAGTTAACTCAGCATATGGAGACAAGTGAACATGCTCTACAGGAGCGCATCCAAAGGCTGGAGGCCATCCGCATTGGGCTCGAGGAG GAATTGAGCCAAGTGAAAGCTGCTGCCTTCATTGAACGAGGCAAAATTGAGGAAGAAGTCATCAGAGTCAAAAAGCAAACCAGGTTGGAAGAG CAACAGCGCCTGGAGCAGATGGAGGAGAAGCTGAGGCTGATGATGCAATCTCGTGATGAGGCCCAGAATCACTGCTTGCAGCAGAAGCAGACAGTGGCAGAAGCACACGCTAAGGAGGGGCAGTTGAGTCTGCAGGTGGAAGGACTCAAGAGGCGACTGGAAGACCTTCAGCAG GAGCTGGGCATTAAGGAACAAGAGAAAGTTTCTGAGGTCAGCAAAGTGCGTGTGGAGCTGCAGGAGCAAATTGGTCACCTGGAGGCTGAGAGAACAGCACAAGAAGGGCTGCGGGGGAAAATTGCGGCTCTTGAGCGCCAGCTGAAAG tgtTGTCCAGTAACCACCGGGAGGCACTGTTGGACAAAGAGGGCGAAATCTCCAGCCTGCTTGAGAAATTACGGGTTCGGGAGGCAGAAATCTCCAGGATAAGGGAGGAGGAAGCTCAGCGGGCCAGTTTCCTTCAAAATGCCATCCTGACCTATGTGCAGGGTTCCCCACTTGGCCCTCTCAGCCCCAAGAAATGA
- the LRRC45 gene encoding leucine-rich repeat-containing protein 45 isoform X2 — protein MPATEMDAFRQSYTRLCKESGAEPQESILPHLEEATGRNRLDLATQSLSVDSCGVLGKLLQDDLQFTELILNDCMLSEEGAKLLLHGLCANTVVKFLNLKGNNMRAGGAEALGKLLRQNKTIQRLTLEWNNLGVWEESFTIFCEGLGANHHLQMLDLRNNQINHQGAGELAMALKANSNLQELDLRWNNIGLLGGRALLNCLHSNRTVRQLELAGNNVPSDILKAVDQAMEHNQERQNILSKNRNMTKVLSKEVMCLKEEKAKQFLDLMDTIDKQREEINQSNRVSAARVERLQEALNERYSVMNSVKAKLQMTEAALALSEQKVCSLGELLSTAKEDQTKLIESHAKELQQHKKNSSDREVKLLQKLSTASENNFQLKNEVDELERRCKIQQEQLFQVKEELTHTTAEMKLRAIQAEEHLENEKKRFKQILSDAESLRVKEVGQLTQHMETSEHALQERIQRLEAIRIGLEEELSQVKAAAFIERGKIEEEVIRVKKQTRLEEQQRLEQMEEKLRLMMQSRDEAQNHCLQQKQTVAEAHAKEGQLSLQVEGLKRRLEDLQQYQHLKHKPLITPHPLCAMDGRSWALRNKRKFLRSAKCVWSCRSKLVTWRLREQHKKGCGGKLRLLSAS, from the exons ATGCCTGCCACAGAGATGGATGCCTTCCGACAGTCTTATACTAGGCTGTGCAAAGAGAGCGGTGCTGAGCCTCAAGAGAGTATCCTGCCACACTTGGAGGAAGCAACAGGAAGAAACCGCTTGGATTTGGCCACCCAGAGCCTTTCTGTAGATAGTTGTGGAGTCCTTGGCAAGCTCTTGCAGGATGACCTCCAGTTCACTGAGCTCATACTGAATGATTGCATGCTGAGTGAAGAAG GGGCTAAGCTGCTATTACATGGACTTTGTGCCAATACAGTTGTGAAGTTCTTAAATTTGAAG GGAAACAACATGCGAGCTGGTGGGGCTGAAGCTCTGGGAAAGCTCCTCAGGCAAAACAAGACTATCCAGAG GCTCACTTTGGAATGGAACAATCTAGGTGTATGGGAAGAAAGCTTCACTATCTTCTGTGAGGGGCTTGGTGCAAACCACCATCTCCAGATGTTGGACCTGCGCAATAATCAAATCAACCATCAGGGAGCAGGAGAACTGGCCATGGCACTGAAAGCCAATTCTAACCTACAAGAACTTG ATCTGCGCTGGAATAACATTGGGCTCTTGGGAGGCCGGGCACTTCTGAACTGTCTTCATAGCAACCGGACAGTGCGGCAGCTCGAATTAGCGGGGAACAATGTACCAAGTGATATCCTGAAGGCTGTGG ATCAAGCAATGGAACATAACCAAGAGCGTCAGAATATTCTCTCCAAAAATCGTAACATGACAAAAGTTCTCAGCAAAGAGGTGATGTGCTTGAAAGAGGAGAAAGCTAAACAG TTCTTGGATCTAATGGACACCATTGATAAGCAGAGAGAGGAAATAAACCAAAGCAACAG GGTATCAGCAGCACGAGTTGAGCGTCTACAAGAGGCCTTGAATGAGCGCTATTCGGTGATGAATTCTGTCAAAGCAAA ACTCCAGATGACAGAGGCAGCTTTGGCACTATCAGAGCAGAAGGTGTGCAGCCTGGGAGAACTTCTAAGCACAGCAAAGGAGGACCAAACAAAACTGATAGAGAGCCACGCCAAGGAGCTTCAACAACACAAGAAG AATTCTTCTGATCGTGAGGTAAAGCTTCTGCAGAAACTTTCAACAGCCAGTGAGAATAATTTCCAGCTCAAAAATGAG GTGGATGAGCTGGAAAGAAGATGTAAAATCCAGCAAGAGCAGCTGTTCCAGGTGAAGGAGGAGCTGACCCACACAACTGCAGAAATGAAACTGAGAGCTATACAGGCTGAAG AACAtttggaaaatgaaaagaagCGATTCAAGCAGATCCTGAGTGATGCAGAATCCCTTCGTGTGAAGGAG GTAGGACAGTTAACTCAGCATATGGAGACAAGTGAACATGCTCTACAGGAGCGCATCCAAAGGCTGGAGGCCATCCGCATTGGGCTCGAGGAG GAATTGAGCCAAGTGAAAGCTGCTGCCTTCATTGAACGAGGCAAAATTGAGGAAGAAGTCATCAGAGTCAAAAAGCAAACCAGGTTGGAAGAG CAACAGCGCCTGGAGCAGATGGAGGAGAAGCTGAGGCTGATGATGCAATCTCGTGATGAGGCCCAGAATCACTGCTTGCAGCAGAAGCAGACAGTGGCAGAAGCACACGCTAAGGAGGGGCAGTTGAGTCTGCAGGTGGAAGGACTCAAGAGGCGACTGGAAGACCTTCAGCAG TACCAACATTTGAAGCACAAGCCGCTGATTACTCCCCACCCCCTGTGTGCTATGGATGGCAGGAGCTGGGCATTAAGGAACAAGAGAAAGTTTCTGAGGTCAGCAAAGTGCGTGTGGAGCTGCAGGAGCAAATTGGTCACCTGGAGGCTGAGAGAACAGCACAAGAAGGGCTGCGGGGGAAAATTGCGGCTCTTGAGCGCCAGCTGA